One Romboutsia sp. 13368 genomic window carries:
- a CDS encoding ATP-binding cassette domain-containing protein, which yields NLPPEKRNMGTVFQNYALFPNMTVEENIAYGLKIKKLPKNVIKDKCETYLNLAGLIDFRNKRIDELSGGQQQRVAIARALATEPTMLLLDEPMSN from the coding sequence AACTTACCACCAGAAAAAAGAAATATGGGAACAGTTTTTCAAAATTATGCACTATTCCCTAATATGACAGTAGAAGAAAATATAGCATATGGATTGAAAATAAAAAAGCTACCTAAAAATGTTATTAAGGATAAATGTGAAACATATTTAAACTTAGCAGGTCTTATTGATTTTAGAAATAAAAGAATAGATGAATTATCTGGAGGGCAACAACAAAGAGTAGCAATTGCAAGAGCATTAGCAACAGAGCCTACAATGCTTTTACTAGATGAGCCAATGTCAAAYT